From one Rhizobium sp. CIAT894 genomic stretch:
- a CDS encoding methyl-accepting chemotaxis protein, translating into MKIRAKINLLVSVMGAVALLIGATALSAMHEYNRNLTAYEEAAARAYAGERLNRFVTAVVMESRGIYAAKTIKDTPNFAKGLMADLDEIDKVISGWAPLVPEAEKDEFAKLVARAAEFRTFRTETARLGTEVGPEAASAQGNNDANRANRKAFQAEIDAVVATDKAALEAVNAEIESFRNWILMLVLSITGIGISVGIGMGFYIGTSHLSRPIKRVTRAINEVANGNFEAEVPFAGRQDEIGEMAAAVAVFKENGLAVKRLNAQEAAMRAKSDDLQSSMSVVVAAAAAGNFSHRIDKDYQDDNLNQFAGNINTLLSSVDAGIGETRRVIASLAEGDLTQTMNGSFQGAFAELQQNVNNTFVTLQATMREVRETTEAMNGNTAELRNASDDLSKRTEQQAAALEQTSAALDQITAVVQNSTERAHEATIMVSEAKDKSGASGVVVGNAVEAMGRIEQASREISQIINVIDEIAFQTNLLALNAGVEAARAGEAGKGFAVVAQEVRELAQRSATAAKDIKALITKSGNEVQVGVKLVQATGEALAEIGTRVIAINDHIHSIATAATEQSTGLKEVNTAVNQMDQVTQQNAAMVEETSAATHRLSAEAGGLVQLISRFKLSDDAPAPVALVRNEPQRPVASPARRAIAKVARAFGGSAAAAEQNWEEF; encoded by the coding sequence TTGAAGATCCGCGCCAAAATTAATCTGCTGGTTTCCGTTATGGGCGCGGTGGCGCTGCTGATCGGTGCAACGGCATTGTCCGCCATGCACGAATACAATCGCAACCTGACGGCCTACGAGGAGGCCGCCGCCCGCGCCTATGCCGGCGAGCGCCTCAACCGTTTCGTCACGGCCGTGGTGATGGAATCGCGCGGCATCTATGCGGCCAAGACGATCAAGGATACGCCGAACTTCGCCAAGGGCCTGATGGCTGATCTCGACGAGATCGACAAGGTCATCTCCGGCTGGGCGCCGCTCGTTCCCGAAGCCGAGAAGGACGAGTTCGCCAAGCTGGTCGCCCGCGCCGCCGAATTCCGCACCTTCCGCACCGAAACGGCCCGCCTCGGCACCGAGGTCGGCCCCGAAGCCGCCAGCGCCCAGGGCAACAACGACGCCAACCGTGCCAACCGCAAGGCGTTCCAGGCGGAGATCGACGCGGTCGTCGCCACCGACAAGGCCGCGCTCGAGGCCGTCAACGCCGAGATCGAGAGTTTCCGCAACTGGATCCTGATGCTCGTCCTCTCCATCACCGGCATCGGTATTTCGGTCGGCATCGGCATGGGCTTCTATATCGGCACCAGCCATCTGAGCCGGCCGATCAAGCGCGTCACCCGGGCGATCAACGAAGTCGCCAACGGCAATTTCGAAGCCGAGGTTCCTTTCGCCGGCCGCCAGGACGAAATCGGCGAGATGGCCGCAGCCGTTGCGGTCTTCAAGGAGAACGGCCTCGCCGTCAAGCGCCTGAACGCCCAGGAAGCGGCGATGCGCGCCAAGAGCGACGACCTGCAGTCGAGCATGTCCGTCGTCGTGGCCGCGGCTGCGGCCGGCAATTTCAGCCACCGCATCGACAAGGATTATCAGGACGACAACCTCAACCAGTTCGCCGGCAACATCAACACGCTGCTGTCGAGTGTCGATGCCGGTATCGGCGAGACCCGCCGTGTCATCGCCAGCCTTGCCGAGGGCGACCTCACCCAGACGATGAACGGCAGCTTCCAGGGCGCCTTCGCCGAGCTGCAGCAGAACGTCAACAACACCTTCGTCACCCTGCAGGCGACGATGCGCGAAGTGCGCGAGACCACGGAAGCGATGAACGGCAACACCGCCGAACTGCGCAATGCCAGCGACGACCTGTCGAAGCGCACCGAGCAGCAGGCAGCCGCTCTCGAGCAGACCTCGGCCGCCCTCGATCAAATCACCGCCGTCGTCCAGAACTCCACCGAGCGGGCGCATGAAGCCACCATCATGGTCTCCGAAGCCAAGGATAAGTCTGGCGCGTCAGGTGTCGTCGTCGGCAATGCCGTCGAGGCCATGGGTCGCATCGAGCAGGCGTCGCGCGAAATCAGCCAGATCATCAACGTCATCGACGAGATCGCCTTCCAGACCAACCTGCTGGCGCTGAATGCCGGCGTCGAAGCGGCGCGCGCCGGCGAGGCCGGAAAGGGCTTTGCGGTGGTCGCCCAGGAAGTGCGCGAGCTCGCCCAGCGTTCGGCAACAGCCGCCAAGGATATCAAGGCGCTGATCACCAAGTCGGGCAACGAGGTGCAGGTCGGCGTCAAGCTGGTGCAGGCGACCGGCGAGGCGCTGGCCGAAATCGGCACCCGCGTCATCGCCATCAACGATCATATCCATTCGATCGCCACGGCCGCGACCGAACAGTCGACCGGCCTCAAGGAAGTCAACACCGCCGTCAACCAGATGGACCAGGTGACCCAGCAGAACGCCGCGATGGTCGAGGAGACCTCTGCCGCCACCCACCGGCTCTCGGCCGAAGCCGGCGGGCTGGTGCAACTCATCTCCCGCTTCAAACTGTCGGATGATGCGCCGGCACCTGTGGCGCTTGTCCGCAACGAGCCGCAAAGGCCGGTCGCCTCGCCGGCCCGCCGGGCAATCGCCAAAGTCGCCCGCGCCTTCGGGGGCAGCGCCGCCGCCGCCGAGCAGAACTGGGAAGAGTTTTGA
- a CDS encoding HAMP domain-containing sensor histidine kinase, with protein sequence MPVQDQGDNPSAEIPAAGEAARARCPSAGMFGGLSGKLLWLTVVFIMLAEILIFFPSVASMRIRWLQERLNTAAAAAIVIDGLQPVELPRALQKETLEATGTKAIVLRKDGTSRLLATTDMPTSVDEAYDLTDVPPATAIRDALDTLIFGGGRMIRVYGPVGDTNTGVEVVMRDRQLRTAMFAYSRNVLLLSVLISLFTATLIFFAINRILIGPIRRLTGSMQQFSSDPENPAHVYIGDGGRDELAVAGRNLTSMQMELQKTLKQQKNLAALGLAVSKINHDMRNILASAQLMSDRLVDVDDPMVKSFAPKLLRTIDRAVGYTTEVLSYGKASESAPRRRHILLLELTQDVKDMLAIDPQSGIEFIEQIGADLKVDADGEQLFRVIHNLCRNALQALTAPGEGAPGTARRITVAAQRVGSVVSITVDDTGPGMPLKARQNLFAAFRGSARSGGTGLGLTIARELVLAHGGTIALVEKPTVGTQFRIEIPDRPVSLEDYRSRTHIEK encoded by the coding sequence ATGCCGGTTCAAGATCAGGGCGACAATCCTTCGGCGGAAATTCCCGCGGCCGGCGAGGCCGCAAGGGCGCGGTGCCCGTCTGCCGGCATGTTCGGCGGATTGTCGGGCAAGCTGCTCTGGCTCACCGTCGTCTTCATCATGCTCGCCGAAATCCTGATTTTCTTCCCCTCCGTCGCCAGCATGCGCATACGCTGGCTGCAGGAGAGGCTGAACACGGCCGCCGCCGCCGCCATCGTCATCGATGGGCTGCAGCCGGTCGAGCTGCCGCGGGCGCTGCAGAAGGAGACGCTGGAGGCGACCGGTACCAAGGCGATCGTGCTGCGCAAGGACGGCACCTCTCGGCTCCTGGCGACGACCGATATGCCGACCTCCGTCGACGAAGCCTATGATCTCACCGACGTTCCGCCGGCAACGGCGATCCGTGATGCGCTCGACACCTTGATCTTCGGCGGCGGCAGGATGATCCGCGTCTACGGCCCCGTTGGCGACACTAATACCGGCGTCGAGGTGGTGATGAGGGACCGGCAGCTGCGCACGGCGATGTTTGCCTATTCCCGCAACGTCCTGCTGCTGTCGGTGCTGATCTCACTCTTCACCGCGACGCTGATCTTCTTTGCGATCAACCGCATCCTGATCGGCCCGATCCGCCGGCTGACCGGCAGCATGCAGCAATTCTCCTCCGATCCCGAAAACCCCGCCCATGTCTATATCGGCGATGGCGGCCGCGACGAACTGGCGGTCGCCGGCCGCAACCTCACCTCGATGCAGATGGAGCTGCAGAAGACGCTGAAGCAGCAGAAGAACCTCGCCGCTCTCGGCCTCGCCGTCTCCAAGATCAATCACGACATGCGCAATATCCTGGCCTCGGCGCAGCTGATGTCGGACCGGCTGGTCGATGTCGACGACCCGATGGTGAAAAGCTTCGCGCCGAAGCTGCTGCGCACCATCGACCGCGCCGTCGGCTATACCACCGAGGTGCTATCCTACGGCAAGGCGAGCGAATCGGCCCCGCGCCGCCGCCATATCCTGCTTTTGGAACTCACCCAGGACGTCAAGGATATGCTGGCGATCGATCCGCAAAGCGGTATCGAATTCATCGAGCAGATCGGCGCCGATCTCAAGGTCGATGCCGATGGCGAGCAGCTGTTCCGCGTCATCCACAATCTCTGCCGCAATGCGCTGCAGGCACTGACCGCGCCGGGCGAGGGCGCCCCGGGTACGGCCAGGCGCATCACCGTCGCCGCCCAGCGCGTCGGCAGCGTCGTCAGCATCACCGTGGATGATACCGGCCCCGGCATGCCTTTGAAGGCGCGCCAGAACCTCTTTGCCGCCTTCCGCGGCTCCGCCCGCTCCGGCGGCACCGGCCTCGGCCTGACGATCGCCCGCGAGCTGGTGCTGGCCCATGGCGGCACGATCGCGCTGGTGGAAAAACCGACTGTTGGAACCCAGTTCCGTATCGAGATCCCCGATCGCCCGGTTTCGCTGGAGGATTATCGCAGCCGGACGCATATCGAGAAGTGA
- a CDS encoding ribbon-helix-helix protein, CopG family produces the protein MKSNVDISDDLSRRIDMLAERSTLTRSQIIEDALSHGRSLAWQEKWIAGVQAGIEDADRGNFATDEEIAAVLNKYSQA, from the coding sequence ATGAAGAGCAACGTAGATATTTCTGACGATCTCAGCCGTCGCATCGACATGCTGGCAGAGCGTTCAACCTTGACACGCAGCCAGATTATCGAAGACGCGCTTTCCCATGGTCGCTCTCTTGCGTGGCAGGAAAAATGGATCGCGGGCGTTCAGGCCGGGATCGAAGACGCCGACAGAGGCAACTTCGCCACGGATGAAGAAATTGCCGCCGTGCTGAACAAATACAGTCAGGCATAA
- a CDS encoding DNA methylase — protein sequence MDETLSHGDAVFDPFVGLGTTFFVCEQKGRIPYGIEAVRQRYEWVSERITTKDHLFCGDSAELAAFDLPEMDFCVTSPPYMPHWHQWNPLHNGDPDYDGYDVYLKRIQEIYGRICKRMKTNAYLVVQADNLTSEQFSPLVWDLGRALSEVITLEGEIMVNWSEAVESGNRFTQCLVFKNASG from the coding sequence CTGGACGAAACGCTGTCTCACGGAGACGCCGTCTTCGATCCCTTCGTGGGCTTGGGAACGACGTTCTTCGTCTGCGAACAGAAGGGGAGAATCCCTTACGGGATAGAAGCCGTCCGGCAGCGATATGAATGGGTCAGCGAGCGCATCACGACAAAGGATCATCTCTTCTGCGGCGATAGCGCGGAACTGGCAGCCTTCGACCTTCCCGAAATGGATTTTTGCGTTACGTCGCCGCCATACATGCCCCATTGGCATCAATGGAACCCGCTTCATAACGGCGATCCGGACTATGATGGCTATGACGTCTATCTGAAAAGAATTCAGGAAATCTACGGCCGGATCTGCAAACGCATGAAGACGAACGCCTATCTTGTCGTTCAGGCCGACAATCTGACCAGCGAACAATTCTCTCCCCTTGTCTGGGATCTGGGAAGAGCTTTGTCGGAGGTGATAACACTTGAAGGGGAAATTATGGTGAATTGGTCTGAAGCAGTCGAAAGCGGCAACCGATTTACCCAGTGCCTCGTGTTCAAGAATGCAAGCGGATGA
- a CDS encoding DUF982 domain-containing protein has translation MQTIWKKPVTLALEGPDQWVVIQTTQAATWALVEDWPTEEGPALDRACAVCADVMSGKRNREEARQAFIEAAIEAGIPIKE, from the coding sequence ATGCAAACCATTTGGAAGAAGCCGGTGACGTTAGCCCTCGAAGGCCCGGACCAGTGGGTGGTCATCCAGACAACCCAGGCCGCAACATGGGCGTTGGTCGAAGACTGGCCGACCGAAGAGGGGCCGGCTCTGGATCGGGCCTGCGCGGTTTGCGCGGATGTCATGTCGGGCAAACGAAACCGGGAAGAGGCGCGGCAGGCCTTTATTGAAGCTGCAATCGAAGCCGGCATTCCCATCAAGGAGTAG
- a CDS encoding type II toxin-antitoxin system RelE/ParE family toxin: MKFVFLPEAEDDIERLYGFLIGQANPLAAQKAMLAIDEGIQMLLENPHIGIRMEDRPHYRQLFVPFGRSAYVLRYRLDEETDRLVVVRVWHGRENRI, from the coding sequence ATGAAATTCGTTTTCCTGCCGGAGGCAGAAGACGACATTGAGCGGCTTTATGGCTTCTTGATAGGACAAGCCAATCCTTTAGCCGCTCAAAAGGCCATGCTCGCAATTGACGAGGGCATCCAGATGCTTCTGGAAAACCCCCATATCGGTATTCGGATGGAAGACCGCCCGCACTACCGTCAGCTCTTTGTTCCTTTTGGCAGAAGCGCCTACGTTCTGCGCTATCGCCTCGATGAGGAAACAGACAGGCTTGTTGTCGTGCGCGTTTGGCATGGACGTGAGAACCGCATCTAG
- a CDS encoding LysR substrate-binding domain-containing protein, with translation MVQSRRKLPPLNALRAFEVSGRRLNFRAAAEELGVSQGAVAQQVRALEDQLGLMLFQRLPRGLALTSQGAAYLADVTRAFDTLGEATGRLLARPDAVTISVTPTVAAKLLIPRLAEFKAALPDVELRTVATEALSDFDRDQVDIAVRLTRGPFPASLEARLLFRQQLVAVASPHLVKDLPLPMTADELRKLPLLHDAVSPWPLVLRSREKLPGAVFNHTTLALDAALAGQGVALACRAFVAADLVAGRLVQVIDETTLIEPDYFLIRKRASSPRKAVDAVWHWCAARLSLD, from the coding sequence ATGGTCCAATCCCGCCGCAAACTGCCGCCGCTGAATGCGCTGCGTGCCTTCGAAGTCTCGGGCCGCAGATTGAATTTCCGCGCCGCGGCCGAGGAACTGGGAGTGTCGCAGGGTGCGGTCGCCCAGCAGGTGCGCGCGCTCGAAGATCAACTCGGCCTGATGTTGTTTCAGCGCCTGCCGCGCGGCCTGGCTCTGACCTCGCAGGGCGCGGCCTATCTGGCGGATGTGACCCGCGCCTTCGATACGCTCGGTGAGGCGACCGGGCGGCTTCTCGCCCGGCCGGACGCCGTGACGATCAGCGTTACCCCGACGGTCGCCGCCAAGCTGCTGATCCCGCGCCTCGCCGAGTTCAAGGCGGCCCTTCCCGACGTGGAACTGCGAACGGTCGCCACCGAGGCGCTGTCGGACTTCGACCGCGATCAGGTGGACATTGCGGTGCGGCTGACCCGCGGGCCTTTCCCGGCCTCGCTGGAGGCAAGGCTGCTGTTCCGCCAGCAACTGGTCGCCGTCGCCAGCCCGCATCTGGTCAAGGACCTGCCCCTTCCCATGACGGCCGATGAACTTCGCAAGCTGCCGCTTCTGCATGACGCCGTCAGTCCCTGGCCGCTCGTCCTGCGATCGCGCGAGAAGCTGCCGGGTGCCGTGTTCAACCACACGACACTGGCGCTGGATGCGGCGCTGGCCGGCCAGGGCGTCGCCTTGGCCTGCCGGGCGTTCGTGGCGGCCGATCTCGTGGCGGGGCGGCTGGTGCAGGTGATCGATGAGACGACGCTGATCGAACCCGATTACTTCCTTATCCGCAAACGCGCGTCATCCCCGCGAAAGGCGGTCGATGCGGTATGGCATTGGTGCGCGGCGCGGCTGTCGCTCGACTAG
- a CDS encoding SDR family oxidoreductase — protein sequence MSTEKVALITAGGSGMGAAAARKLAGDGYCIAVLSSSGKGEALAKELGGVGVTGSNLVNDDVKRLVDLAMERWGRIDALVNSAGHGPRAPILEISDEDWHKGLEVYFLSAVRPIRLVAPIMEAQGGGAIVNISTAWAFEPSAMFPTSAFARAGLASFTKIFADTYAAKNIRMNNVLPGWIDSLPATDERRNSVPMGRYGTAEEIAATVAFLLSEGAGYITGQNIRVDGGITRSV from the coding sequence ATGTCTACAGAAAAAGTCGCTCTCATCACCGCAGGCGGTTCCGGCATGGGTGCCGCCGCGGCAAGGAAACTGGCCGGGGACGGCTATTGCATTGCGGTGCTCTCCTCGTCGGGCAAGGGCGAAGCGCTGGCCAAGGAATTGGGCGGTGTCGGCGTCACCGGCTCGAACCTGGTGAACGACGATGTGAAACGGCTCGTCGATCTGGCGATGGAACGATGGGGGCGGATCGACGCGCTGGTCAATTCCGCCGGCCATGGCCCGCGCGCGCCGATCCTCGAAATCTCGGACGAGGATTGGCACAAGGGTTTGGAGGTCTATTTCCTCAGCGCCGTGCGGCCGATCCGGCTGGTCGCGCCGATCATGGAGGCTCAAGGGGGCGGTGCCATCGTCAACATCTCGACGGCATGGGCCTTCGAGCCTTCTGCAATGTTCCCGACTTCGGCGTTTGCCAGGGCGGGGCTCGCAAGCTTCACCAAAATCTTTGCCGATACCTATGCGGCGAAGAACATCCGCATGAACAACGTCCTGCCCGGCTGGATCGACAGCCTGCCCGCCACCGACGAACGGCGCAACAGCGTGCCGATGGGCCGCTACGGCACGGCCGAGGAAATCGCGGCGACGGTTGCCTTCCTGCTCTCCGAAGGCGCCGGCTACATCACCGGCCAGAACATCCGCGTCGATGGCGGCATTACCCGTTCCGTCTGA
- a CDS encoding pyridoxamine 5'-phosphate oxidase family protein gives METEQEGVPLNLADIDASAWRELEAAASNPQSGFRFLNLCSVDAEARPQARMVVLRRADRSLRFLEFHTDMRSPKWLELSANPHAAVLGFCPQTRLQFRLEGIVELHAAGSDQANAAWDRLSTWTRTTYTGGPPGDEVAFDAIDGAGLPKPADEAEGKPHFGLLIFRARALDWFQLRRQDNRRALLTYDETGALAAGRWLNP, from the coding sequence ATGGAGACAGAGCAGGAAGGCGTGCCGTTGAACCTTGCCGATATAGACGCTTCGGCATGGCGAGAGCTGGAAGCGGCAGCGTCAAACCCGCAGTCGGGTTTCCGATTCTTGAACCTCTGCTCCGTCGATGCCGAGGCGAGACCACAGGCGCGTATGGTGGTCTTGCGGCGCGCCGACCGGTCATTGCGGTTTTTGGAATTTCACACCGATATGCGCAGCCCGAAATGGCTTGAGCTTTCGGCAAATCCCCATGCGGCAGTGCTCGGCTTCTGCCCGCAGACCCGGCTGCAGTTTCGGCTGGAGGGGATAGTCGAACTGCACGCCGCAGGCAGCGATCAGGCGAACGCCGCCTGGGACAGGCTCTCCACCTGGACGCGGACGACCTACACAGGCGGTCCGCCCGGCGACGAGGTTGCATTCGACGCGATCGACGGGGCGGGTCTACCGAAGCCTGCGGATGAGGCTGAGGGAAAGCCGCATTTCGGCCTGTTGATCTTTCGCGCCCGGGCGCTGGACTGGTTCCAGCTGCGCCGGCAGGACAACCGAAGGGCGCTGCTGACCTATGACGAGACGGGCGCGCTTGCAGCCGGCCGATGGCTCAATCCATGA
- a CDS encoding class I SAM-dependent methyltransferase — MASPWVNDALSHARSAFSSKINTDILEVGGGSRTHIPLEGARYTVLDISKEQLARNKDATERILGDAQTIDYGDRHFDACVFWDVLEHLESPRSALLRAHDTLSPGGLVFVKGPILNSAKGIFTDLTPWWTHVLFYRYVLRQKNAGKPGYAPFRVEHAAEASHSEIAGTLKELGMDIVFVGEYVSTQVHALKSRIPPLYWLYEAFGLLLRTTSAGRIGGRETEFLIVAKCLR; from the coding sequence ATGGCTTCGCCGTGGGTAAACGACGCGCTGTCGCACGCGCGATCGGCATTTTCCAGCAAAATCAACACTGATATCCTCGAGGTCGGGGGCGGCTCCCGCACGCATATCCCCTTGGAAGGCGCGCGATATACGGTCCTCGACATCTCGAAGGAGCAGCTCGCGAGGAACAAGGACGCCACGGAGCGCATCCTCGGCGACGCGCAAACCATCGATTACGGCGATCGTCACTTCGACGCCTGTGTCTTCTGGGACGTTCTCGAACATCTGGAAAGCCCCCGCTCTGCCCTGTTGCGAGCCCATGACACCCTGTCTCCGGGTGGCCTGGTGTTCGTCAAGGGCCCGATCCTGAACTCGGCCAAGGGGATCTTCACCGACCTCACACCCTGGTGGACCCACGTCTTGTTCTATCGCTATGTCCTCAGGCAGAAAAACGCCGGCAAGCCTGGTTATGCGCCCTTTCGCGTCGAGCACGCCGCAGAGGCATCCCATTCCGAGATTGCCGGGACGCTGAAGGAGCTCGGCATGGATATCGTCTTCGTCGGCGAGTATGTGTCGACCCAGGTGCATGCGCTCAAGAGCCGAATTCCTCCGCTTTATTGGCTTTACGAGGCTTTCGGGCTGCTGCTCCGCACGACTTCGGCCGGAAGGATCGGCGGGCGGGAGACGGAGTTTCTGATCGTGGCAAAGTGCCTTCGTTAG
- a CDS encoding ISAs1 family transposase, producing the protein MDRFAACFKALPDPRGRNTRHPLMSILFIAIAAIVCGAESCADMADFGISKKRWLKTIVPLPYGIPSHDTFSTVFRCLNPDAFEAAFRRFTEAFAKGIEGVVAVDGKAVRGAYKRGAKATPLHLVNVWAAGCGLVIGQQTAPRRNEVQGVLKALALLSLEGAIVTADALHCRADTARAILATGGDYALALKGNQPGLLAQAIARLDDIEPLDSIQTAAENDHDRIDSRRASIVAVDDIDFPGLQAIGSVEATSRHADGRLTSHVRYFLLSTVMSAAALIEVTRTHWEIENKLHWVLDVQFREDAARNRKDHGPANIALLRKIALNLIRSHPDKASIRRKIKKAGWDDQFLISLIAHMR; encoded by the coding sequence ATGGATCGATTTGCCGCCTGTTTTAAAGCTTTGCCCGACCCTCGGGGGCGCAATACGCGCCATCCGCTGATGTCGATCCTGTTCATTGCCATTGCCGCGATCGTCTGCGGCGCCGAAAGCTGTGCCGACATGGCCGACTTCGGCATCTCCAAGAAGAGGTGGCTCAAGACGATCGTGCCGCTGCCCTACGGCATTCCCAGCCATGACACGTTCTCCACCGTATTCCGCTGCCTCAATCCGGATGCCTTCGAAGCCGCCTTCCGCCGCTTTACCGAAGCCTTTGCAAAAGGCATCGAAGGCGTGGTGGCGGTCGACGGCAAAGCGGTGCGCGGCGCCTATAAGCGCGGTGCCAAGGCGACGCCGCTGCACCTCGTCAACGTCTGGGCCGCCGGTTGCGGCCTGGTCATCGGCCAACAGACCGCACCGCGCCGCAACGAGGTGCAAGGCGTGCTCAAGGCGCTTGCGCTTCTGTCGCTCGAAGGCGCCATCGTCACGGCCGATGCTCTGCATTGCCGCGCCGACACGGCCCGCGCCATCCTGGCCACCGGCGGCGACTATGCCCTGGCGCTGAAAGGCAACCAACCCGGCCTGCTGGCCCAGGCGATTGCCCGCCTTGACGATATCGAGCCGCTCGACAGCATCCAGACCGCCGCCGAGAACGACCATGATCGCATCGACAGCCGCCGCGCCAGCATCGTCGCCGTCGATGATATTGACTTTCCCGGCCTGCAAGCCATCGGCTCCGTCGAGGCCACCAGCCGCCATGCCGATGGCCGCCTGACCAGCCATGTCCGCTACTTCCTGCTCTCCACGGTCATGTCGGCCGCCGCCCTCATCGAGGTGACCCGAACCCATTGGGAGATCGAAAACAAACTGCATTGGGTGCTCGACGTCCAGTTCCGCGAGGATGCCGCCAGAAACAGAAAGGATCACGGGCCGGCAAACATCGCACTGCTGCGCAAGATCGCCCTCAACCTCATCCGATCCCACCCAGATAAGGCATCCATCCGACGCAAAATCAAAAAGGCGGGATGGGACGATCAGTTCCTTATCTCCCTTATCGCTCATATGCGATAG
- a CDS encoding methyltransferase domain-containing protein — translation MTAKAACADFLHFFRSWISNPLRVAAIAPSGDSLARIMTSEIAALDGPIIELGPGTGVFTRALLARGVSEADLTLIEYGPEFITALQGRFPSARVLQMDAAQLAEAGIFEGEPVGAVVSGLPLLSMSPAKIAAIVAGAFAYMRPGGAVYQFTYGPRCPVPRPILDRLGLEAVRIGGTVRNLPPASVYRISRREPLELSRERFSYRESEAELDDVAALSRETGG, via the coding sequence ATGACCGCAAAGGCTGCATGCGCCGATTTCCTGCATTTTTTCCGCTCCTGGATCAGCAACCCGCTTCGGGTCGCGGCCATTGCGCCCTCGGGGGATTCGCTGGCCAGGATCATGACCAGTGAAATTGCCGCGCTCGATGGGCCGATCATCGAGCTCGGTCCCGGCACCGGCGTCTTCACCCGGGCGCTGCTGGCCCGCGGCGTCAGCGAGGCGGATCTGACCCTGATCGAATACGGTCCGGAGTTCATCACCGCGCTGCAGGGGCGTTTCCCGAGCGCGCGCGTGTTGCAGATGGATGCCGCCCAACTCGCCGAGGCCGGTATTTTCGAGGGCGAACCGGTCGGCGCTGTCGTCAGCGGCCTGCCGCTTTTGTCGATGTCGCCGGCCAAGATCGCCGCGATCGTGGCCGGAGCCTTTGCCTATATGCGCCCGGGCGGCGCCGTCTATCAATTCACCTATGGTCCGCGCTGCCCGGTGCCTCGGCCGATCCTCGACCGCCTCGGCCTGGAGGCGGTGCGCATCGGCGGCACGGTGCGCAACCTGCCGCCGGCCTCCGTCTACCGGATTTCGCGCCGCGAGCCGCTGGAATTGTCGCGCGAGCGCTTCAGCTATCGTGAGAGCGAAGCCGAACTCGACGATGTCGCCGCCCTTTCCAGAGAAACCGGCGGCTGA
- a CDS encoding TetR family transcriptional regulator: MAESKRGQETEGRRERKRRQTRERIEQAAMTLFLQRGFEATTIEDITEAADVSKRSFFDYFPSKEEVVFAWQDSFADRLMAEIAARPAEEPSVAAVEAAITATVIASVDERGLALAELIHRTPALRARDQLKYARLEQALAEALLLRTGNAPAERSRMRVLAAVVIGALRVGGELWQQRPPGASLQDFAREILAELWNILAEFGDEAKTRL; this comes from the coding sequence ATGGCTGAGAGCAAGCGGGGGCAAGAGACCGAAGGCCGGCGGGAGCGCAAGCGGCGGCAGACGCGCGAGCGCATCGAGCAGGCGGCGATGACCCTCTTTCTCCAGCGCGGTTTCGAGGCCACCACCATCGAGGACATCACCGAGGCGGCCGACGTCTCCAAGCGCAGTTTCTTCGATTATTTTCCCTCCAAGGAAGAGGTGGTTTTCGCCTGGCAGGATAGTTTCGCCGATCGGCTGATGGCGGAGATCGCCGCAAGGCCGGCCGAAGAGCCCTCGGTCGCGGCAGTCGAGGCGGCGATCACCGCAACCGTCATCGCCTCTGTCGACGAGCGTGGCCTGGCGCTCGCCGAACTCATTCATCGCACGCCGGCGCTGAGGGCCCGCGACCAGCTGAAATATGCCAGGCTCGAACAGGCGCTCGCCGAGGCGCTGCTGCTGCGCACGGGAAATGCTCCGGCAGAGCGCTCGCGGATGCGCGTCCTTGCCGCCGTCGTCATCGGCGCGCTGCGCGTCGGCGGTGAACTCTGGCAGCAGCGCCCGCCGGGCGCCTCGTTGCAGGATTTCGCCCGGGAGATCCTCGCCGAACTCTGGAACATCCTGGCGGAATTTGGCGATGAGGCCAAGACCAGGCTTTGA